The following coding sequences are from one uncultured Cohaesibacter sp. window:
- a CDS encoding histidine phosphatase family protein — protein MLRLFLLRHAKSSWSDPSLHDFDRPLNKRGQRDAPKIGRVMKTRHYHPDRILCSTSQRTKETMAGIIPSLTGDVSVRLLDALYEGNNPNYLALLKENAKDSENLMIVGHNTGLQDVAVELAGSGDQAKIMHLRVKYPTAALAVLEFNCSSWDELSKGSGLLVDFIKPKDINLDEEELIVENPAPTFFRR, from the coding sequence ATGCTAAGACTATTTCTGCTGCGACACGCAAAATCATCCTGGTCAGACCCTTCTTTGCATGACTTTGATCGCCCCCTGAACAAGCGCGGCCAGCGAGATGCCCCCAAAATCGGGCGTGTCATGAAAACGCGCCACTACCACCCGGACCGCATCCTTTGCTCAACGTCACAGAGAACAAAGGAAACCATGGCGGGCATCATTCCCAGCCTGACCGGTGATGTGAGCGTGAGGTTGCTTGATGCCCTTTATGAGGGCAACAACCCGAATTATCTCGCCCTGCTCAAAGAAAACGCCAAAGACAGCGAGAATCTGATGATTGTAGGCCACAATACGGGCCTTCAGGATGTCGCGGTCGAATTGGCCGGCTCTGGCGATCAGGCAAAGATCATGCACCTGAGAGTAAAATACCCGACAGCAGCCCTCGCAGTGCTGGAATTCAATTGCAGCAGCTGGGACGAGCTATCCAAGGGGTCGGGCCTCTTGGTTGACTTCATCAAACCCAAAGACATAAATCTGGATGAAGAAGAACTGATCGTCGAAAATCCAGCACCGACATTCTTCCGCCGATAG
- a CDS encoding Hpt domain-containing protein, protein MNTQKCSLDLAHLSQQTMGDLDLQRQVLSIFVEQMKLKIPQLAPQMEGLGELAHSIKGSAKGIGAWQVAKAAEEVEKSSGDPSAEIEALLLAVDVSLQDIETLLQSDG, encoded by the coding sequence ATGAATACACAAAAATGCAGTCTTGATCTTGCTCACCTGTCACAACAGACGATGGGGGATTTGGACCTGCAGAGGCAGGTTTTATCCATATTCGTCGAGCAAATGAAACTCAAAATCCCCCAATTGGCTCCACAAATGGAGGGGCTTGGTGAACTCGCCCATAGCATCAAAGGGTCCGCAAAGGGAATAGGCGCGTGGCAGGTTGCGAAAGCTGCAGAGGAAGTGGAAAAGTCGAGCGGTGATCCATCTGCGGAAATTGAAGCCTTGCTTCTCGCAGTCGATGTGTCTTTGCAGGATATCGAGACCTTGTTGCAGTCAGATGGTTGA
- a CDS encoding MlaE family lipid ABC transporter permease subunit, whose protein sequence is MAPKDQDIAGSGQSPLLQAHNDGEPATLYLSGDWTIDTLAAADQQVDTAIKNNIDVRKIELSGLCALDTSGAWVIIRLLRGLKLDLTHADPIKPDHVTLFNAVDATNQTPPPAQENQNFFISVLEKTGEDVVEIFKDIRILAFLTGEIVTSLIKNFINPRRLRFTSIVHHMEQTGLKAVPIVALMSFLVGAIVAQQGAFQLRKFGAETFVIDLVGILVLREVGILLTAILVAGRSGSAFTAEIGSMKMREEIDAMRVMGLNIIEVLIAPRVIALIIALPLLGLVANVAALVGGGMLLWAYSDISPITYINWLREAVAINTFLVGVIKAPFMALIIALISCSEGLQVGGSAESLGRRTTAAVVKSIFLMVMVDGLFAIFFAAIGF, encoded by the coding sequence ATGGCTCCAAAAGACCAAGACATTGCCGGTTCAGGGCAATCGCCTCTTTTGCAGGCCCATAATGATGGCGAGCCAGCTACGCTTTATCTATCCGGCGACTGGACAATTGATACACTAGCGGCCGCGGACCAGCAGGTAGACACGGCCATCAAGAATAATATAGATGTCAGGAAGATCGAGCTTTCTGGCCTTTGCGCCTTGGACACGTCTGGAGCGTGGGTGATCATACGCCTCCTGCGCGGCTTGAAATTGGACCTCACCCATGCAGACCCAATCAAGCCTGACCACGTAACACTGTTCAATGCGGTTGACGCAACGAACCAGACGCCCCCTCCCGCGCAAGAGAACCAGAATTTCTTTATATCTGTGCTTGAAAAGACCGGCGAAGATGTCGTCGAAATTTTCAAGGATATAAGGATACTGGCATTTCTAACCGGAGAGATCGTTACAAGCCTCATCAAGAATTTTATCAATCCCAGAAGACTGCGCTTCACGTCCATTGTTCACCACATGGAACAGACAGGACTGAAAGCCGTGCCGATTGTGGCACTGATGTCCTTTCTTGTTGGCGCCATCGTTGCCCAGCAAGGCGCGTTTCAACTCCGTAAATTTGGTGCAGAAACCTTCGTCATTGATTTGGTGGGCATTCTGGTTCTTCGCGAAGTCGGCATATTGTTGACAGCCATTCTCGTTGCCGGACGATCCGGCAGTGCATTCACTGCGGAAATCGGCTCCATGAAAATGCGCGAAGAAATTGATGCCATGCGCGTCATGGGGCTGAATATCATTGAAGTGCTCATTGCGCCGCGCGTCATTGCCCTGATTATCGCACTGCCCTTGTTGGGGCTGGTGGCAAATGTTGCCGCACTTGTCGGCGGCGGCATGCTGCTCTGGGCCTATTCCGACATCTCGCCGATTACCTATATCAACTGGCTAAGAGAAGCTGTTGCCATCAATACATTTCTCGTCGGCGTCATAAAGGCTCCATTCATGGCGTTGATTATTGCCCTGATCTCTTGCAGCGAAGGATTGCAAGTGGGCGGTAGCGCCGAAAGCCTGGGCAGAAGAACAACAGCAGCAGTCGTCAAATCCATTTTCCTAATGGTAATGGTCGATGGCCTATTTGCAATATTCTTCGCCGCGATAGGCTTTTAG
- a CDS encoding MFS transporter, whose protein sequence is MKAPAASASSWRTPFVLLMLMAAANQLGFASWNNLLNNFAINEVGFTGREIGISQSIREIPGFLAFTAIFVLLIMREQTMAFLALAFLGVGVAMTGFLPTIYGLYFSTIIMSIGFHYYETANQSLSLQWLPKDKAPAMMGRILSIAATAQLVAYGVIFITWKTLHLSYQTVFLIGGSMTIIMIIVLWFLFPQFEAPNPQRKKLVLRQRYWLYYALTFMGGARRQIFTVFAGFMMVEKFGYRVDEIAALFFINCIFNMFFAPQIGKFIGRFGERRMMGIEYVGLFIIFTAYAFVSTPWMAATLYVADNAFFAMAIAMKTYFQKIADPADIAPTAGVAFTINHIAAIVIPASFGLIWLINPSAVFLLGSCMAVISFILSRFVPRDPHEGNEWVGKAPTAPQPAAE, encoded by the coding sequence ATGAAAGCCCCTGCTGCTTCTGCCAGTTCCTGGCGCACTCCGTTCGTCCTGCTCATGCTTATGGCGGCGGCAAACCAGCTTGGCTTTGCCAGTTGGAACAATCTCTTGAACAATTTCGCAATCAACGAGGTCGGCTTCACAGGACGGGAAATCGGCATTTCACAATCCATTCGCGAAATCCCCGGCTTTCTTGCATTTACTGCGATTTTCGTTCTGCTGATCATGCGCGAGCAGACGATGGCCTTTCTGGCGCTGGCCTTTCTGGGCGTCGGGGTTGCCATGACGGGCTTTCTGCCCACCATTTACGGGCTCTATTTCTCGACCATCATCATGTCCATCGGCTTCCATTATTATGAAACGGCCAACCAGTCGCTTTCCTTGCAATGGCTCCCCAAGGACAAGGCGCCGGCGATGATGGGCCGCATTCTGTCGATCGCCGCGACTGCACAGCTGGTCGCCTATGGTGTCATTTTCATTACATGGAAAACACTGCATCTTTCCTACCAGACGGTATTTCTCATCGGCGGCTCAATGACGATCATCATGATCATTGTGCTCTGGTTCCTTTTCCCCCAATTTGAAGCCCCCAACCCGCAGCGCAAGAAGCTCGTTTTGCGTCAGCGCTACTGGCTCTATTACGCACTTACCTTCATGGGAGGGGCCCGACGCCAGATTTTCACTGTCTTTGCAGGTTTCATGATGGTGGAGAAATTCGGCTACCGCGTTGACGAAATCGCAGCGCTTTTCTTCATCAATTGCATCTTCAATATGTTCTTTGCTCCGCAAATCGGCAAATTCATCGGTCGCTTTGGTGAACGGCGCATGATGGGCATAGAATATGTTGGTCTATTCATCATTTTCACTGCATACGCGTTTGTAAGCACCCCCTGGATGGCAGCAACCCTATATGTCGCGGACAACGCCTTCTTTGCCATGGCGATTGCCATGAAAACCTATTTCCAGAAAATCGCAGATCCTGCCGACATCGCTCCAACAGCCGGAGTGGCCTTTACCATCAATCACATCGCGGCCATCGTCATACCGGCAAGCTTCGGCCTGATCTGGCTGATCAACCCCTCCGCGGTTTTCTTGCTGGGGTCTTGCATGGCGGTAATTTCGTTCATTCTGTCGCGCTTCGTCCCCCGCGACCCGCATGAAGGCAACGAATGGGTTGGCAAGGCACCAACGGCCCCTCAGCCTGCGGCGGAATAG
- a CDS encoding class I SAM-dependent methyltransferase, translating to MSRQRAKIVPFASGDVVEIGFGSGLNLPHYDRGKVRSLVGVNPDDGLPELARRAIAKQDLHAELLVESAEAMSLSSESADTVVVTYSLCSIPDVKAALSEAHRILRPHGRLLFCEHGLSPKAHVARLQDRCNSTWRALAAGCHLNRDTGTLIRQAGFEMERYDIYDLGWGTRVLGTHHVGIARKI from the coding sequence GTGTCGCGCCAGCGCGCCAAGATCGTTCCGTTTGCAAGTGGTGATGTGGTGGAGATCGGGTTTGGGTCAGGTCTGAATCTACCACATTATGATCGAGGCAAGGTGCGCAGTCTTGTCGGAGTTAATCCCGATGACGGCCTGCCGGAATTGGCCAGGCGCGCTATTGCCAAGCAGGATCTTCATGCCGAGTTGCTGGTCGAGAGTGCCGAGGCAATGTCGCTTTCAAGCGAGTCTGCAGATACGGTGGTCGTTACCTATAGCCTGTGTTCTATCCCGGATGTAAAGGCGGCTTTGAGCGAGGCGCATCGGATTTTGCGTCCCCACGGGCGGCTTTTGTTCTGCGAGCACGGGCTCTCGCCCAAGGCTCACGTGGCAAGACTTCAGGATCGTTGCAATTCGACATGGCGTGCTTTGGCTGCCGGGTGTCATCTCAATCGGGACACGGGAACCTTGATCCGGCAGGCCGGATTTGAGATGGAGCGCTATGATATCTACGATCTGGGCTGGGGGACAAGGGTGCTTGGCACCCATCATGTTGGTATAGCCCGCAAGATTTAG
- a CDS encoding YcjX family protein — MKVLEELRIATANLADFASEMTEPSVRLGVTGLARAGKTIFISSALHNIIHRGRLPRFEAHATGRIGSAEISPQPDSLTPRFRYEDHVADLTDKRVWPSSTSRTSQVRLSLRYQSRDTFKRTLRSDRMSIDIVDYPGEWLLDLTLMEHSFRSWSERSFNQASQPLYKPHSEDWLAFAATIRTKLEEDAQGDEPAVETIARQTASNFTAYLLKAKKARGAYALLTPGRFLMPGDLEDSPALTFAPLPDELYSKDRKSLWATMERRFEAYKASIVQPFYRDHFARLDRQIVLIDLLAALNEGPDTLAELEDTITEILRAFRPGSHFWLRNLVSRRIDKILFAATKADHLHHTSHDRLEHILNRLVERAAKRVEASGADYETMAIAAVRATREATLTVEGDELPSLIGIPMQGESLGEDEFDGETEFALFPGDLPKNPESVFKQVESVSHPTYTPKAESELEDTRPEVESVSQQPEQFEDPLCFVRFRPPELDKDADGVALSLPHIRLDRALDYLLGDILK; from the coding sequence ATGAAAGTCCTGGAAGAACTTCGCATTGCCACAGCAAATCTGGCAGATTTTGCTAGCGAGATGACCGAACCATCTGTGCGCCTTGGCGTTACGGGTCTGGCCCGTGCGGGCAAAACAATTTTCATCTCTTCCGCCCTGCACAACATCATCCACCGCGGACGCCTGCCACGCTTTGAAGCCCATGCGACAGGACGTATTGGCTCGGCAGAAATAAGCCCACAGCCAGACAGCCTGACCCCTCGTTTTCGCTATGAAGATCATGTCGCAGATCTTACAGACAAACGCGTCTGGCCATCATCAACCAGCCGCACCAGTCAGGTGCGATTATCGCTCAGATATCAATCCAGAGACACCTTCAAGCGCACCCTCAGATCAGATCGCATGTCCATCGACATCGTCGACTATCCCGGCGAATGGCTGTTGGACTTGACTCTGATGGAGCACAGCTTCAGAAGCTGGTCAGAACGCTCTTTCAATCAGGCAAGCCAACCGCTTTACAAGCCCCATTCTGAGGACTGGCTGGCATTTGCAGCCACGATCCGAACCAAGCTTGAAGAAGACGCACAGGGTGACGAGCCCGCTGTTGAAACCATAGCCAGACAAACTGCAAGCAACTTTACCGCGTATCTACTCAAGGCAAAAAAGGCACGCGGCGCCTATGCCCTTCTGACACCGGGACGCTTCCTGATGCCCGGCGATTTGGAAGACAGCCCGGCCCTCACCTTCGCCCCTTTGCCGGATGAACTTTACAGCAAAGATCGCAAAAGCCTATGGGCCACAATGGAGCGCCGTTTCGAAGCTTATAAAGCCTCCATCGTGCAACCCTTCTATCGCGACCATTTTGCCCGCCTCGACAGACAGATCGTGTTGATCGACCTGCTCGCAGCTCTCAACGAAGGCCCCGATACATTGGCTGAGCTGGAAGACACGATCACAGAAATTCTTCGGGCCTTCCGACCCGGCTCACATTTCTGGCTGCGTAATCTGGTCTCCCGCCGGATCGACAAAATCCTCTTTGCCGCAACCAAGGCGGACCACTTGCACCACACCTCCCACGACCGGCTTGAGCACATCCTGAACCGTCTGGTCGAACGGGCTGCAAAGCGTGTGGAGGCGTCAGGCGCGGACTACGAAACCATGGCCATCGCTGCTGTCAGAGCGACACGTGAAGCAACCCTGACCGTAGAAGGCGACGAGCTTCCCTCGCTCATAGGCATTCCGATGCAAGGTGAATCTCTAGGTGAAGATGAGTTTGACGGCGAAACGGAATTTGCTTTATTTCCCGGTGACTTACCTAAAAACCCTGAATCAGTTTTCAAACAAGTTGAATCAGTTTCTCACCCCACTTACACCCCAAAAGCAGAATCAGAACTTGAAGACACAAGACCCGAAGTTGAATCAGTTTCTCAACAGCCAGAACAGTTCGAAGATCCTCTTTGCTTTGTCCGCTTCAGGCCTCCAGAACTTGATAAGGATGCTGACGGGGTCGCACTCTCGCTGCCCCACATTCGCCTTGACCGCGCCCTCGACTATCTACTGGGAGACATTCTGAAATGA
- a CDS encoding TIGR01620 family protein, whose protein sequence is MTKDTSSESDQNSARRRAPRAVKLDRGAYGDDIARPSSDTGATLSLSADFTPDSEDYFDKVNNQSEQQYKPVRKRSWSLSAFFWSALSGIVMLAVGLWLDGLIRDLFARWDYLGWVGLALVAIAILSLLFFVARELLALRRLSKLDHMRAEVASVYEEGDRKDAMKIANELLHLYQEQPSLFRARQTLKQDLPHMFDREDILAQTEQILMPPIDRLVTHRVHQAAKRVAVVTALSPRALFDIVVVLVETVRMIRFIAESYGNRPGFVAMLRLSGHIASHLAVTGGMAAGESLLQQIVGHGLAARLSAKLGEGLLNGILTARIGLTTIALCRPMPFITEAQPQLGAVIKTLRATSEEMEAKDEQADEKSNGSKR, encoded by the coding sequence ATGACCAAGGACACCTCTTCGGAAAGCGATCAGAACAGCGCTCGCAGACGCGCTCCCCGTGCGGTCAAACTGGATCGGGGCGCCTATGGTGATGACATCGCACGCCCTTCGTCCGACACCGGCGCAACGCTTTCGCTCTCGGCAGACTTTACTCCGGATAGCGAGGACTATTTCGACAAGGTCAATAACCAGAGTGAACAGCAATATAAGCCAGTTCGCAAACGCAGCTGGTCCCTTTCTGCATTCTTCTGGAGCGCCCTTTCAGGTATTGTCATGCTGGCTGTCGGGCTGTGGCTCGATGGTCTCATCCGTGATCTTTTTGCCCGCTGGGACTATCTGGGATGGGTCGGTCTGGCGCTCGTTGCGATAGCAATATTGTCGCTCCTGTTCTTTGTAGCACGCGAGCTATTGGCATTGCGTCGCCTTTCGAAACTGGACCATATGCGCGCCGAAGTTGCGTCTGTTTACGAGGAGGGAGACCGCAAAGACGCGATGAAAATCGCCAATGAACTGCTCCATCTTTATCAGGAACAGCCATCCCTTTTTCGGGCAAGACAGACGCTGAAACAAGACCTGCCACATATGTTTGACCGCGAAGATATTCTCGCCCAAACCGAGCAGATCCTCATGCCGCCGATCGACAGGCTGGTGACCCACCGCGTCCATCAGGCAGCCAAACGAGTCGCGGTCGTCACAGCGCTCAGCCCGCGAGCCCTGTTCGATATCGTCGTGGTTTTGGTGGAAACTGTTCGCATGATCCGCTTCATTGCCGAGAGCTATGGCAACCGCCCCGGCTTTGTCGCCATGCTGCGCCTGTCCGGACACATCGCCAGCCACCTCGCCGTAACGGGAGGCATGGCCGCAGGAGAAAGCCTGCTTCAGCAGATTGTCGGTCACGGGCTCGCAGCACGCTTGTCCGCCAAACTCGGCGAAGGCTTGCTCAATGGCATCCTGACCGCCAGAATCGGCCTTACCACCATTGCGCTTTGCCGCCCCATGCCCTTTATCACAGAAGCTCAACCGCAGTTGGGCGCAGTGATCAAGACCCTCCGCGCAACCTCAGAAGAGATGGAAGCGAAAGACGAACAGGCCGACGAAAAAAGCAACGGCTCAAAGCGATAG
- a CDS encoding protein phosphatase CheZ, translated as MPPSPLRQEDYLAIESAVMETARGRWFLAEYARRNRNADTDTLLTAIDKLEKTIVRERAPSSLMHQVRMDLADMASAIDRTKKEIAQIKHEDNEGSERFERATMELDAIVSQTESATGDILSAAEKIQEFAWTLREQGADNDKCDELDMEATNIYMACSFQDLTGQRIRKIVDAMRYVESRINSMIDIWGFESDGVEVDQNHHRSHDVRPDAHLLNGPALAGEGVDQGDVDMLFDNANLHEQADQDDVDALFDNAPTIDNEADDLPEEMSQDAADALFATDSVSSDEDEVDLSEAEDASEAAADVEEEFVEDAEFEAVAEDEAAAEDAFAAEVDDNVSEEAASESENVVEDATDAEEMVSVQDGDVEFVDMQDLDWASASEASEYLETVEPEAQQETEAASEEATEVEATSELDDFDALEVEAEGDVFETASADDEDGKLEAAGEVDPEAESDAEMEAMMDGEADIFASADVFDSALDEELASSDEQEEEPMDLRDRVAQFS; from the coding sequence ATGCCACCTTCCCCGCTGAGACAAGAGGACTATCTGGCGATTGAATCCGCCGTGATGGAAACTGCCAGAGGACGCTGGTTTCTTGCGGAATATGCCCGTAGAAATCGGAATGCAGATACAGATACCTTATTGACGGCGATCGATAAACTGGAAAAAACGATCGTACGTGAAAGAGCTCCGTCTTCCTTGATGCATCAGGTGCGCATGGATCTGGCTGATATGGCCAGTGCCATAGATCGCACCAAGAAGGAAATCGCTCAGATCAAGCATGAGGACAATGAAGGATCCGAACGCTTCGAACGGGCGACGATGGAACTGGATGCCATTGTATCTCAGACAGAAAGTGCTACCGGCGACATTCTGAGCGCCGCTGAAAAAATACAGGAATTTGCCTGGACGCTGCGCGAACAGGGCGCAGATAACGACAAGTGTGATGAACTGGACATGGAAGCGACCAACATCTATATGGCGTGTTCGTTCCAGGACTTGACCGGTCAACGTATCCGTAAAATTGTGGATGCCATGCGCTATGTAGAGAGCCGCATCAATTCCATGATTGATATCTGGGGCTTTGAGTCCGATGGAGTTGAAGTCGACCAGAACCATCATCGAAGCCATGATGTGCGGCCTGATGCCCACTTGCTCAATGGTCCGGCCTTGGCTGGAGAAGGGGTTGATCAGGGCGATGTTGACATGCTGTTCGATAATGCAAATCTGCATGAACAAGCCGATCAGGATGATGTTGACGCCCTTTTTGACAATGCTCCAACCATCGACAATGAAGCAGACGACCTGCCTGAGGAAATGAGTCAGGATGCTGCGGATGCCTTGTTTGCGACAGATTCTGTATCAAGCGATGAAGATGAAGTTGACTTGAGCGAAGCCGAGGATGCTTCTGAGGCGGCTGCGGATGTTGAAGAAGAATTCGTCGAGGATGCCGAGTTCGAGGCAGTCGCTGAAGACGAGGCCGCCGCTGAAGATGCTTTTGCCGCTGAAGTTGACGATAATGTTTCAGAAGAGGCTGCTTCCGAATCCGAGAACGTCGTGGAAGATGCGACTGATGCAGAAGAAATGGTTTCTGTACAGGATGGCGACGTCGAATTTGTTGATATGCAGGATCTCGATTGGGCCTCTGCTTCTGAAGCTTCCGAATATCTGGAAACTGTTGAACCTGAAGCCCAGCAAGAGACCGAGGCTGCGTCTGAAGAAGCGACTGAGGTTGAAGCCACCTCGGAGCTTGATGATTTTGATGCGCTGGAAGTCGAAGCCGAGGGGGATGTATTCGAAACAGCATCTGCCGATGATGAAGATGGCAAGCTCGAAGCTGCTGGTGAGGTAGATCCCGAGGCTGAGTCTGATGCTGAGATGGAAGCCATGATGGACGGTGAGGCCGATATCTTTGCCTCCGCAGATGTGTTCGATTCTGCTTTGGATGAAGAATTGGCGTCCAGTGACGAGCAAGAAGAAGAGCCAATGGATCTGCGTGATCGTGTGGCTCAGTTTAGCTGA
- a CDS encoding 2Fe-2S iron-sulfur cluster-binding protein, translating to MPKITFITFDETKYEVDAKDGATVMETAIKNGVPGIEAECGGACSCATCHVYVDEAWAEKTGEPGAMEEDMLDFAQDADDRSRLSCQIKMSDELDGLVVRIPESQA from the coding sequence ATGCCTAAAATTACCTTTATCACATTTGATGAAACGAAATACGAAGTGGATGCCAAAGATGGTGCGACGGTGATGGAAACCGCCATCAAGAATGGCGTTCCCGGAATCGAAGCCGAGTGTGGGGGCGCCTGTTCTTGTGCGACCTGTCATGTATATGTTGATGAAGCCTGGGCTGAAAAGACCGGTGAGCCAGGCGCCATGGAAGAGGATATGCTCGATTTCGCTCAGGATGCGGATGACCGCAGCCGTCTGTCGTGCCAGATCAAGATGAGTGATGAGCTGGATGGGCTGGTTGTTCGAATTCCGGAAAGTCAGGCCTGA
- a CDS encoding 3-phenylpropionate MFS transporter yields the protein MSLFFGGFFFPYGIYVPFFAVWLKSLAFSAEHIGLILTIPMIARVLFTPIMAAISDKIGDRRLALRIYGSVYGLSFVLITLNDSIIWIAVVMALSHIAQSAIVPVGDSLALAGTRRFGLDYGRMRSSGTLAFMIANLAAGLFMEIFGANKVIWLLVMGNMLFILSTMTLPTDPRQIDNKTLSKGTRLDWAQLKQFAQGSFWIILFAASLIQASHSMLYSFSSIYWNQIGIAPNMTGILWSIASVAEIILFRFSKRISARLNWKALIMIAALTAIVRWAAFPLELPTYGYVVLQVLHAGTFGCAHLGMMFFINETVDDELSGTAQGLYTMLTGLLSALATTASGFLYAELQGSAFMIMSAIGLVAFLLLLTSRFFSLRRIKADEPQEASN from the coding sequence ATGTCCCTCTTTTTTGGCGGATTCTTCTTTCCCTATGGCATTTATGTGCCGTTTTTTGCGGTTTGGCTTAAAAGTTTGGCATTCAGTGCCGAGCATATTGGCCTGATATTAACCATACCGATGATTGCTCGCGTGCTTTTTACGCCAATTATGGCGGCAATTTCGGACAAAATCGGCGACCGGCGGCTGGCCCTGCGCATTTACGGCAGTGTTTATGGCCTGAGTTTTGTGCTGATTACGCTTAACGACAGCATAATCTGGATCGCCGTTGTTATGGCCTTATCACATATCGCCCAAAGCGCGATTGTGCCGGTTGGAGACTCTCTGGCCCTTGCCGGAACACGTCGATTTGGCCTTGATTATGGACGCATGCGCAGCTCTGGCACCCTCGCCTTCATGATTGCCAATCTCGCCGCAGGGCTTTTCATGGAAATATTCGGAGCGAACAAGGTGATCTGGTTGCTGGTTATGGGCAATATGCTCTTCATTCTTTCGACTATGACCCTCCCGACAGATCCTCGCCAGATCGACAACAAGACCCTTTCCAAAGGAACGCGACTGGATTGGGCTCAGCTGAAACAGTTTGCCCAAGGCAGTTTCTGGATCATTCTATTTGCAGCGTCTCTAATTCAGGCCTCCCACAGCATGCTCTATTCGTTCTCCTCCATCTATTGGAACCAGATTGGTATCGCGCCCAATATGACCGGCATTTTGTGGTCCATAGCCTCAGTCGCCGAAATCATTCTGTTTCGTTTTTCCAAGAGGATATCGGCACGCCTGAACTGGAAAGCGCTCATAATGATTGCCGCCCTCACCGCGATTGTCCGTTGGGCTGCGTTCCCTCTGGAACTTCCAACATATGGATATGTCGTACTTCAGGTGCTGCATGCAGGCACCTTTGGCTGCGCGCATTTGGGCATGATGTTCTTCATCAATGAAACGGTCGACGATGAACTCTCGGGAACTGCACAAGGCCTCTACACGATGCTTACCGGCTTACTATCGGCACTCGCCACAACAGCCTCAGGCTTTCTTTATGCGGAACTGCAAGGATCTGCCTTTATGATCATGAGCGCGATTGGACTGGTCGCCTTCCTTTTGCTGCTGACCAGCCGTTTCTTCTCGCTCAGGCGCATAAAGGCGGATGAACCGCAGGAAGCTTCAAATTAA